One Zeugodacus cucurbitae isolate PBARC_wt_2022May chromosome 3, idZeuCucr1.2, whole genome shotgun sequence genomic region harbors:
- the LOC105212093 gene encoding uncharacterized protein LOC105212093 has protein sequence MATQQNASFFSIPVFHSSSEFRVNTAFFSQNDLTLFIENMETIEGLRRQKYQRRQHFEEKVRETRLILENSLQISTHQSNMGCLPSPSSMCGMPSPTSSVIEELEELCIKKETPKRICKRLESPTDLEELIPKRPVSMRRSSDEEETYFSDASDRSNRTPTSVAKKPRLLFATTTKPLKSNINSGSDSEESGIYPLICTPQQKQYRKRTSALIEKPKRSAGSRILALLLRREILRDQQKQQPEEIVHIKKATSNLNVSKEHGDENDLHEFIKQKYKRFALRYIRRLKKHVVVEEEQEKPSDLEMLDKALRYMTL, from the coding sequence atGGCAACGCAACAGAACGCTAGTTTCTTCTCCATACCCGTATTCCATTCGTCATCGGAATTTCGTGTGAACACAGCATTCTTCTCCCAGAACGATCTCACACTCTTTATTGAGAACATGGAGACCATAGAAGGTTTGAGACGCCAAAAGTATCAGCGTCGTCAGCACTTCGAGGAGAAAGTACGTGAAACACGCTTAATACTGGAGAACTCACTACAAATCTCGACACATCAAAGCAATATGGGTTGCTTGCCCAGTCCCAGCAGTATGTGTGGTATGCCAAGTCCGACATCATCAGTAATCGAAGAATTAGAAGAATTATGCATCAAAAAGGAAACACCTAAGCGCATCTGTAAAAGACTAGAGTCACCAACCGATCTCGAAGAGCTGATACCAAAGCGTCCAGTCTCGATGCGCAGATCCTCAGATGAGGAGGAGACTTACTTCAGTGACGCCAGCGACAGGTCGAACCGCACACCCACCAGTGTGGCCAAGAAACCACGTCTGCTATTCGCCACAACAACGAAACCACTCAAAAGTAACATCAACTCGGGTTCGGATTCTGAGGAGTCCGGCATATATCCATTGATTTGCAcgccacaacaaaaacaataccgcAAACGCACAAGCGCACTAATCGAGAAACCGAAACGTTCGGCTGGCTCACGCATACTCGCCTTACTACTGAGACGCGAAATCTTGCGtgatcaacaaaaacaacaacccgAGGAAATAGTGCACATTAAGAAAGCCACCTCCAATCTCAACGTGAGCAAGGAGCATGGTGACGAGAATGATTTACACGAATTCATCAAGCAGAAATATAAGCGTTTCGCACTGCGTTACATACGCAGACTGAAGAAGCATGTCGTCGTCGAGGAAGAACAGGAGAAGCCCAGCGATTTGGAGATGTTGGACAAGGCTTTGCGCTACATGACACTATAA
- the LOC114803982 gene encoding uncharacterized protein LOC114803982, translated as MNDQIIRDDHAYEVLIYQRELDKIEKVIETNNMLLNSNGKNNSGNADSSQQPLLVNTSSFNNENFQNCLSISRDIERQEQLQQIHRRLSHPTPLEATLTYEEIFECSFVDERYETAQDYQNSTRPRQVTDLDVSQSIEDCMRYFDEDVNVDSGPSRCDTPNKMPSAGTVAAAVANFQTQMSKVMGSPPPPYQEHASPKVREVRAEPTPQKSTIQQLRKKYEQNIVNEPSRKAQEKPQKVKELRRSAPIVPTPTLPKRPKSPKMSRKSKVKQMAHMFNNKIHQLMRRDSTNQQGYTQLDVTQTQAPKPAKKVGLLKPAPKVRRMPSFRTSLPSPVPSPRFKRKTGPNTSAQSLSDSESACLVAEDVFRKLSVKDKALLYNKFIEDMSKQHPQFSVHARLVEATVQQELERSEREQKPPKVKELARELEAKFNLPKPKISSWALKRLAELQKTPEYDAANRRISLTPPPPAIAAALQSLQEQEEESNEANQAECEPEYEEIEEAEELHVSTLTVVLKPSPDKLTPKQREVPRMLPRKARELQFIHDMRQIERSQKRNCESMRASVSFEAYGPPKKIRRTRAERLQPKAIFQNAHMERLFYNWIMEKNGVTFDITTVENSEDSLCANGDEANNSKSSTKSKSKVHVLLEKAIAKLENVEARVMRRDSYVSKKTEKALKIIKETREKKVDKSVIEVDLSNSKTGTSSDEIHAEATKRLQRKVKRPAPQPPKAQNSKLEQTNEQDFSSLTSSDKQSEAESESGLSSLPKITSDESQPEQTALTANKTADFEFVKPIKPLRKKKLRRTLTWKKENCIIESRPIPSSTDSEGEHAKPVVEEEVVYVNVMQPAKHAEDKLDKTDKTELKEMAAAAEEALNIEQQQEKEMNNDVTVMNNLNTPQKIRSAYTLTAMSTPSAYTESDPSPLTESDPEIIRKRSMRQLALSSPTLVAQEEKRLQDTPEKTEDTKSARNNNSTMEITQPEDTLQKLIDSFVDLGFETGSNGMESPVRRAAPVPTPRRSKGGSPLFIKLTPELEKTLQQNRSSFSSTPVKGMTSNQSYQAFNNNAARQLQQQSISPIGTLSAGRRRSLNPADDSRRNSIAMQVISEDRPLEHVDRSQTQTPQSPSAMETSFFGNSFNLNVSQNNEQLERPSKFWIRADDFTISMDVFYNPSDRLRLLYDIFSQKSCETRDLHFGIDDYKFSTQKMGDKANISNRLPTINGCSHYWFSTGDLAVPFNGKYMAPEKIERMFAFIKDTIAEKAQLRFGVDDYEFSSVPENWETCAKFSMESSYSMLVGLQGNNNGLEGRGRFAWPSSVYNSANSNASSIKTSDLDCSEMGSDFDNSELRYLTESPTGTNYFDVASVDSADMILPHGNNGKKCEHFFDMNFDFESLDKLFEEDQKLNNSLDSNFKQSIPEMLQKLQHQKVKLTALEKRMKTYSNHSGIAGAVIPHSKESPLYMHKLRIIINAIDNIGRENGFKACSMKQLESFMYFLTRYADLCLASCDKHMNKVLDALLDQQQKQQQELIEVNKELGVA; from the exons ATGAACGATCAAATCATCCGAGACGATCACGCATATGAAGTGCTAATTTATCAGCGAGAATTagataaaattgaaaaagtaaTCGAAACGAACAATATGTTGCTCAACTCAAACGGAAAGAATAACAGCGGAAACGCGGATTCATCGCAACAACCGCTTTTAGTGAATACTTCGTCGTTTAATAATGAGAATTTCCAAAATTGCCTCTCCATTTCGAGAGATATCGAACGCCAGGAGCAGTTGCAGCAAATCCATCGTCGTCTCAGTCATCCAACACCACTTGAGGCTACATTGACTTACGAGGAGATCTTCGAGTGCTCCTTTGTAGACGAGCGTTATGAAACGGCACAAGACTACCAGAATTCAACGCGTCCACGGCAAGTAACCGATCTGGATGTGTCGCAAAGCATCGAGGATTGCATGAGATACTTCGATGAGGATGTCAATGTGGATTCGGGTCCATCACGTTGCGATACACCCAACAAAATGCCCTCCGCCGGCACTGTTGCCGCAGCTGTGGCAAATTTCCAAACTCAAATGTCCAAAGTTATGGGCTCACCGCCACCACCGTATCAAGAGCACGCCTCGCCCAAAGTACGTGAAGTACGTGCGGAACCAACACCACAAAAGAGTACCATACAGCAGTTACGTAAAAAATACGAACAAAATATAGTGAACGAACCAAGCCGTAAAGCTCAAGAGAAGCCGCAAAAAGTGAAAGAACTACGTCGGTCGGCACCAATAGTGCCTACGCCAACATTACCGAAGCGcccaaaatcgccaaaaatgtCACGTAAATCGAAGGTTAAGCAAATGGCGCATATGTTCAATAATAAAATCCATCAGCTGATGCGTCGCGACTCCACCAACCAACAGGGTTACACACAGTTGGATGTGACACAAACGCAGGCTCCAAAACCAGCTAAGAAAGTAGGACTGTTGAAACCAGCACCCAAAGTGCGACGTATGCCATCTTTCCGCACTAGTCTGCCTAGTCCAGTGCCCAGTCCCCGTTTCAAACGCAAAACCGGACCAAATACCAGCGCTCAGTCATTGAGTGACAGCGAGAGCGCTTGTCTAGTCGCCGAGGATGTCTTCCGCAAACTCTCCGTGAAGGACAAAGCTTtgttgtataacaaattcattgaAGATATGTCCAAACAACATCCACAGTTCAGCGTACATGCACGCCTCGTTGAGGCCACAGTACAGCAGGAGTTGGAGCGCAGCGAGCGGGAACAGAAGCCACCCAAAGTCAAGGAGTTGGCACGTGAGTTGGAGGCCAAATTCAATTTGCCGAAACCAAAGATATCTTCATGGGCTTTGAAAAGACTGGCAGAGCTACAAAAGACACCGGAATACGATGCAGCCAATAGACGCATTTCATTAACTCCACCACCGCCAGCAATCGCCGCTGCACTACAATCCTTGCAAGAGCAAGAAGAAGAGTCGAATGAAGCAAATCAGGCAGAGTGTGAGCCTGAATATGAGGAAATCGAGGAGGCTGAGGAGCTACATGTGAGCACACTTACTGTTGTGCTCAAGCCAAGTCCCGACAAGCTGACACCCAAGCAACGTGAAGTGCCACGCATGCTGCCACGCAAAGCACGCGAGCTCCAATTCATCCATGACATGCGTCAAATAGAGCGTTCACAGAAACGTAATTGTGAATCGATGCGCGCCTCAGTGTCCTTCGAAGCTTATGGACCTCCCAAGAAAATACGACGCACCAGAGCCGAACGTCTGCAACCCAAAGCGATCTTTCAAAATGCGCACATGGAGCGTCTGTTCTATAATTGGATCATGGAGAAAAATGGTGTTACCTTCGATATTACAACGGTGGAGAACAGCGAGGACTCGTTGTGTGCAAATGGCGACGAAGCCAATAACTCAAAGAGTTCGACTAAATCCAAATCTAAAGTACATGTGTTGTTGGAGAAAGCGATCGCCAAGTTGGAAAACGTCGAGGCGCGTGTCATGAGACGTGATAGCTACGTTTCGAAGAAAACTGAGAAAGCTTTAAAGATAATCAAAGAAACGAGAGAAAAGAAAGTAGATAAAAGTGTTATCGAAGTTGATCTGTCGAACAGCAAGACAGGCACCTCCAGCGATGAGATACACGCCGAAGCCACAAAGCGTTTGCAACGAAAAGTTAAACGTCCAGCGCCACAACCACCCAAGGCTCAGAACTCAAAACTCGAACAAACAAACGAACAAGATTTCTCTTCATTGACATCTTCAGACAAGCAATCCGAAGCGGAAAGTGAATCGGGACTCTCTAGCTTACCAAAG ATTACAAGCGATGAGTCACAACCAGAACAAACCGCATTAACGGCCAACAAAACAGCTGACTTTGAATTTGTCAAACCCATCAAGCCATTGCGCAAGAAGAAGTTGCGCCGCACACTCACCTGGAAGAAAGAGAACTGCATTATCGAGAGTCGACCCATACCATCGTCCACCGACTCCGAGGGCGAGCACGCTAAACCAGTTGTTGAAGAGGAAGTTGTCTATGTCAATGTGATGCAACCCGCTAAGCACGCAGAAGATAAGCTCGATAAAACCGATAAGACCGAACTTAAAGAAATGGCTGCTGCCGCCGAAGAGGCTCTCAATAtagagcaacaacaagaaaaggaAATGAACAATGATGTGACAGTCATGAATAACTTGAATACACCACAGAAGATAAGAAGCGCCTATACGCTCACTGCTATGTCCACACCCTCGGCATACACAGAAAGCGATCCATCACCTTTAACAGAAAGTGATCCCGAGATTATACGCAAACGTAGCATGCGCCAGTTGGCCTTATCCTCACCAACACTGGTTGCGCAAGAGGAGAAGAGACTGCAAGACACACCCGAGAAGACGGAAGATACAAAAAGTGCTAGAAATAATAATTCAACCATGGAAATAACTCAACCAGAGGACACGCTACAAAAATTGATCGACAGTTTTGTTGATCTTGGTTTCGAGACTGGCTCAAATGGTATGGAGAGTCCGGTGCGTCGTGCAGCACCTGTGCCGACGCCCAGAAGAAGCAAAGGCGGCTCACCACTTTTTATCAAACTAACGCCTGAACTGGAGAAGACACTACAACAAAATCGCTCCAGCTTTTCTTCGACACCGGTAAAGGGCATGACAAGCAATCAGTCATATCAAGCATTCAACAATAATGCAGCACGTCAACTACAACAGCAATCCATTAGTCCCATCGGTACACTTAGTGCTGGACGTCGTCGTTCCTTGAATCCCGCCGATGATTCTCGTCGTAATTCCATAGCTATGCAAGTTATTTCCGAAGATCGTCCCTTGGAACATGTTGATCGTTCACAAACACAAACGCCACAATCGCCTAGCGCAATGGAGACCAGCTTCTTTGGTAACTCCTTCAATTTGAATGTTAGTCAAAACAACGAACAGCTGGAGAGACCATCAAAGTTTTGGATACGCGCCGATGACTTTACAATCAGCATGGATGTATTCTACAATCCATCAGACCGTCTACGCTTGCTGTATGACATATTCAGCCAGAAGAGCTGCGAGACACGCGATTTACACTTTGGCATCGATGATTATAAATTCTCCACACAAAAGATGGGTGACAAAGCAAATATCTCGAACCGTCTGCCCACCATTAATGGCTGCTCACACTATTGGTTCTCCACCGGTGATCTCGCTGTGCCCTTCAACGGCAAATATATGGCACCAGAGAAGATTGAGCGCATGTTCGCTTTCATAAAGGACACTATTGCCGAAAAGGCGCAACTACGTTTCGGCGTCGATGACTACGAGTTCTCCAGTGTGCCTGAGAATTGGGAGACCTGTGCTAAGTTTTCAATGGAAAGTAGCTACAGCATGCTGGTAGGTCTACAAGGCAACAACAATGGTTTGGAGGGGCGTGGTCGTTTCGCTTGGCCGAGCTCGGTTTACAACTCGGCTAACTCGAATGCCAGCTCTATAAAAACATCGGATTTGGATTGCTCCGAAATGGGTTCCGACTTTGATAACAGCGAATTACGTTATCTCACTGAATCACCAACCGGCACTAACTACTTCGATGTGGCCTCGGTAGATAGCGCCGACATGATATTACCACATGGTAACAATGGCAAAAAGTGTGAACATTTCTTCGATATGAATTTCGATTTTGAGTCGTTGGATAAACTCTTCGAGGAAGATCAAAAGCTGAACAACTCACTGGACTCCAATTTCAAGCAATCCATACCGGAAATGCTACAGAAACTACAGCACCAGAAGGTCAAATTGACGGCATTGGAGAAACGCATGAAAACCTATTCAAATCACTCGGGCATCGCCGGCGCCGTCATACCGCACTCGAAGGAGTCACCGCTCTATATGCATAAATTGCGCATCATCATCAATGCCATCGACAATATTGGACGCGAAAACGGTTTCAAGGCCTGTAGCATGAAGCAGCTGGAGAGCTTCATGTACTTCCTCACACGCTATGCCGATCTGTGCTTGGCCAGTTGCGATAAACACATGAACAAGGTACTGGACGCATTGTTGGATCAGCAACAGAAACAGCAACAGGAACTGATTGAGGTCAACAAGGAATTGGGTGTAGCCTAG